The DNA window GACCCCCTACAACTTCACCGCGTATTATGGGAAACAATGGACAACCCCACCGCCCTGCAACTCCCTTCTCTAACGGCATTATGAAAAGCTAAATCCCCTTTGCCAGCAACCCCAAAATGAATCCCGTTCCCCCCAAACACAGAATCCCCATTAACCCCGCTAAAGGCTTTCCTCCCCACCCTATCAGCCAAGGCTCGCCCCTTTCGGTATAAACCATCAATCCGGAAGAATCGAGGCAAATTAGCCCCCAAATCCAGCCTGCATGGAGTCCCCAGGCTAATCCCAAGCGACCTCCATCAACCCATCGTGCCAACAGTAAAACCAGTCCCATTAAAATGAGTCCTGGCAATTGAGGTAATGTTTCTTTTTGCGCCCAAACAAAATGTAAAAGTGCAAAAATAATGCTAGAAACGATTGCGGCAATTCCCCAGGAATAATCTTTTGCCAGCGTGTCGAACAAAAAGCCGCGAAAAATCAATTCCTCAACAAGACCAATCCCTAAAGCTAAGATGAGTATGGGGAGTAGCAGCGACCGAAAAGTTTTAAAATTTTCCCCCTGCCAGCAAACCCAACCCAAGCTCGACTCAATACTAAAGATAACAACCAATCCCACAAGACTGAATCCAAGACCGAGAATTGTAGCGATCCAAAAGGGCAAATTAAATTCTAAACCATACCGGGCAAAAGAAGTTCCCTCTATCCAAGTGACTCCCCAAATCATTAAAGGAGAGAGAAGGTAGAGAGAAATTAATAGGGGTAACTTTTGCGCCTCAGTTAAGGGTTGGGGGGGATGCCATTGCAGTTTTTTGGCAATAGGAATTGCCATTGGCAACCAGAAGACAATCCACGCCACAAAAAAAATAATTATTTTGAGTGCAGCATTCGCCCTTGTGAAGAATTCCACAAAGGCATGAATTGGAAAATTCAACATATCATCTACAATTGAAGACTGCACCGAACCCAACTGCTCAAAATCCCTCTCGGTGCCAACGAAGTGTCATGCTTTGATGACACCGAAAGAATTCGCGATCGCGCGGGCAAAATTGTAATGTAACCCTTAACCCTTAACTCCTCAAGCGCCGATCTGAATCGAGAAATTAGACCGTTGCTTCTTCAGCTTCTACGCTATTTTCCTTATCATCATCGAGCTGTTTTAGGTGGATGTGCTTATAACCGAGCTTGATTTCAAACTCATCTCCAGGCTGCAATCCCATTTCCTGAGTGTAGGTAGAACCGATTACAATTTGACCATTTTTGTGAACGCTCACGCGGTAAGTCGGTTCCCTCCCGCGACCATCTTTTACTCCTTCTGGATCGAGAGGAATGCCTTTTGCTGCAAGAACTGCATCATAAAAGTCAGTCAAATTGACGCGAGTCTGGTTGTCTTTTGTGACTGTGTAATACCCGCAACGCTTTGCCGTTTCTCGACGCGGCAAGTTAGCAAGCTCTTTTACTTTTTGAAGTAGTGCTTTTCCCGTTAACGGGGTTGTTGGAGAATCTGTCATGACCTCAAAAATTTCCTTTGATTTTACTCAGTAGTCGAAATCGCTTATTCGATGATTATCGGCTCTATAAAAAATATATCGTTAAACTCATCAAAATTGACAACAAATTCCTTAAATTTTTAAATTTTTTCAGCAAATGCTTTAACTGTGTTTTTTCGATGGGGTAGGACAAAAAATATTTCTCGATTTTTTTGTGTGAGTTAGGTAAGGAGAGAAAAAAATTCAAGGAAACTGGATTGAGATTCTTATATTAAGGGTTGACCTGGAATATTTTAAACTAGAAGTATCCAAAATTAATTTTTTCTGGGATTGCAAGGTTCGATCTAGAGGATCGCAAATGTCAATTTCCTCAAAGGGATCGACTCGCGCGATCGCGCGGAAGATTTTAATTTTTAAGAGTGGGTTTAAAGATGAAAGTGCTATTTAAGGTGACTCGACAGCAGCAAAATACCAAAGCGAGGGTTCAAACTTATACATTAGAGGTAGAATCTGGCAATACAATTCTCGATTGTCTCAATCGAATTAAGTGGGAGTTGGATGGAAGTTTGGCGTTTCGCAAAAATTGCCGCAACACCATTTGTGGCAGTTGTGGAATGAAAATTAACGGACGTTCGGCGCTCGCCTGTAAGGAAAATGTGGGTCGCGAAATTGCTCGATTTCCTTCACCTTCAACAAAGGAAATTCCTGAAATTACCATTGCACCTTTAGGGAATATGCCCGCTATTAAAGATTTAGTGGTGGATATGACGAGCTTTTGGAACCATCTCGAAGCAGTCGATCCTTATGTGAGTACGCGCGGACGAGCGATTCCAGAACGAGAATTTTTGCAAACCCCCCAAGAAAGGACGCAACTCGACCGCGCGGGAAATTGTATTTTGTGTGGAGCCTGTTACTCTGAGTGCAACGCACGGGCGGTGAATTCTGATTTTGTGGGTCCCCATGCTTTGGCAAAAGCGCAACGGATGGTTGCAGACGCGCGAGACACCGAAACAGAAGCTCGTTTGGAAGCCTATAACCAAGAAACCCAAGGGGTTTGGGGGTGTACTCGCTGTT is part of the Lusitaniella coriacea LEGE 07157 genome and encodes:
- a CDS encoding succinate dehydrogenase/fumarate reductase iron-sulfur subunit, with the protein product MKVLFKVTRQQQNTKARVQTYTLEVESGNTILDCLNRIKWELDGSLAFRKNCRNTICGSCGMKINGRSALACKENVGREIARFPSPSTKEIPEITIAPLGNMPAIKDLVVDMTSFWNHLEAVDPYVSTRGRAIPEREFLQTPQERTQLDRAGNCILCGACYSECNARAVNSDFVGPHALAKAQRMVADARDTETEARLEAYNQETQGVWGCTRCYLCNAVCPMEVAPMDRIGEIKQQLLQEKDAGENRSIRHRKVLVELVKEGGWIDERKFGVMVVGNYLRDLKGLLSLAPLGLRMLAKGKFPLKFEPSEGVEEARSLIEAIQRYNSHCE
- a CDS encoding CPBP family intramembrane glutamic endopeptidase — protein: MLNFPIHAFVEFFTRANAALKIIIFFVAWIVFWLPMAIPIAKKLQWHPPQPLTEAQKLPLLISLYLLSPLMIWGVTWIEGTSFARYGLEFNLPFWIATILGLGFSLVGLVVIFSIESSLGWVCWQGENFKTFRSLLLPILILALGIGLVEELIFRGFLFDTLAKDYSWGIAAIVSSIIFALLHFVWAQKETLPQLPGLILMGLVLLLARWVDGGRLGLAWGLHAGWIWGLICLDSSGLMVYTERGEPWLIGWGGKPLAGLMGILCLGGTGFILGLLAKGI
- a CDS encoding AbrB family transcriptional regulator translates to MTDSPTTPLTGKALLQKVKELANLPRRETAKRCGYYTVTKDNQTRVNLTDFYDAVLAAKGIPLDPEGVKDGRGREPTYRVSVHKNGQIVIGSTYTQEMGLQPGDEFEIKLGYKHIHLKQLDDDKENSVEAEEATV